Genomic segment of Arachis stenosperma cultivar V10309 chromosome 4, arast.V10309.gnm1.PFL2, whole genome shotgun sequence:
ttttatttttgaCGTAATAAGTCggctatttttttattttttattcacagGGATTCGTTGATGGCCAAGAGTTCGGACGGAGTGAGAAGAGTGGGAGCATTGCTTTGCTCGTTCATCATAGATCATAACCTGCCAAAAGAAAAATTCCAAAGCAGTTTGTGAAGGATATTGGGGTTAAGAAAATTCGGGTCCCATGGTGGGTGTCAAATGTTTTTACGTAGTAAGCCGGGTTTGAAGTATAATTCGTCCTTTTCAGAGATTGAGTTTTCCTTCGTGTGAGGTGGAAGAGGTATACGCTGGTTTCAAGAAAAATGGCAGCAGCAGAAACTGCAAAAGTATTCTGACGCTCAAGTTAGTGAGAGTAAAAGATGAATATAATATTATTCAGAGTGAATAACATATCATTTTCAAATAGATCTTGTTATGTTTTATAAGATTGTTGCGTTAGTGACGGTTATTGATATTTCTATAATGTTTAAGGAGTTTTGGCTAATTATTTAGCAACCACGTCTTAGTGGGCCATTAAGGCTGTTTAGAGATTTGTGAGGAGAAATTTTTGCGCTTGATTCAAGTTGGTATGTGGTTATATGCTTTGtttgaatttcgaatttatagGCTGCCGTTAACAACGAATCACAAATTAATATAATGAAGCTGCTGAAAAATTTGACTTCATTGTAAGCCAATTAATTCCCAATCAAGGTATTacaatatttatcttttattattatttagaaatatgatttaatgaaattaattattttctctTAATATATGTTAATGGTTCCATCAATTCTCATCTTAGATatgcaaaaaatttaaaattttgagcCAATTACTTTacttattaaaatatttataataaataaaaaaatttattattttcacaCAAAGACGACTCATTCTTAAAGTCTTATTATACTCTttattaattaaacaaatttttatttttatttattatattttatatcaataatttatatttaaaaatataaaaaattcaaaatttgttgatttatttattacttCAAATATCGTAGTTCtcatttttttagaatatattagtattttttttatttttgcatgtcaaaaatattatgtacacactaaaattaattattaaattaactttttatgtataaatatataatatttaatttatttttaatatatattttgtatttcaacgtatatttaatttgttgcataaaatttaaatttaaaaggtttaatttttctattggtccctatagtttcgtgaaattttcaattaggtcattatactttttttctttttaattggatccctgcactatttttttttcaattaagtccctcttagtagtaattggcttaattttataggtacccaactaaaaaaaaaaaaagaattagtatagggacctaaataaaaggaaaaaaaaagtgtagggacccaattaaaaaaaatttggcgcaaggactcaattaaaaggaaaaaaaaagtatagggacctaattgaaaatttcgcgAAATTATAGGGAcaaacagagtaattaaaccaatttaaaataagtaaaaaatagaGAATGAATAATGAGAAAATAGAAGCAAAAAGAGTAATGGCGAATGGGCTTTCAATATTTCTTAGCCATAGAAGTTGAGTAAATAGTTACTTCTGACCATAAAAGATTATGGTGCTGATAATACTGACCataattaatttcaataaattttgtAACCACAAAAGATATATTCTATTTAACATTTCTAACCAAACATTGAGATGTGCCGTTTGTAGTTTAGCTTCCTACGTGGTAAGTATCATTTCAGCTTGGCTTAATAGACATCTCAACGTGGCATTATCTTTTGATTTTCCCATAATTACCCTATATGCTTCTTCTTTGTAAGTTTGTAttctttgaaaatttgaaaCCCTAGTTATGAAAGCCTGAAGAAACTATTCCGAAACATAAAGAGTTTGTGCACTATTGTACATACTTGAGGAAAGTCGCCAAAAGTCACCATAATCAGCAATGCTGGAAATTCTAGAAACTTCATTGTCGGAACTCGAGGTCTGCAGCTTCAGAGAACACTAATTCTGGTTCTAAATCGAAGAAGTGGGCCTCAGCAGCTTTTGTTCTAGTTCCAGAGAAGTTGTTGTCATCATCGGTGGCCTCGGACGGCGCCATTCTGGTTGGAGAAGAAGCTCACGCTGTTCACCAGCGACGGTAGAATACTAAGGGTGAGAAAGAAGGGCTGTTGACGACGGTTGCATCAATTGGCACCATTGGGGTTGGAGAGTGAGGTTTAAGTGTGAGGTTGTTGGTGGTGTTAAAGGACGCTGCCATTATGGTTGAAGATTGAGCTCTAGCGGTCGTTGTTGGCGGTATGACCCTCTTCTGCCATCACCACTGGATTCCAACGACGAATAAAATCACACTAACcattgttttttcttttttctttttaaaaaaaaaaaagaaagaaaagaaaaagagaaatagaaagtgGCTCTGTTTATATTGTGTCCTCTCTCCTTTGTGTTTCCTCGTACTTTCATAACGAGGGTTTTAAATTTTTGGAGAATACACATTTATGAAGTAAAAGCACATAGGatcattataataaaattaagagaTAATGCTACGTTAGAATGTTCATTATGTCGAGCTAAAAGGGTACTTGCCACGTAGGAAGCTAAACTAACGATACatctcaaaaattaatttttggttAGAAATGTCAAATGGAGTAAATATTTTATGgttacaaaatttattttaaattagtcatgGTTAGGATTGTCAGCATCTCAATCTTTCATaattacaaagtttatttaaattagtcatGGTTAGTATTGTCAACGTCTTAATCTTTCATAATCAGAAATGACTATTTACTCCATGGAAGCTCAATTGTACCTAAAACACAAAAAAAGGGGTTAATAATCATCTAATGTTTTCGAATTTCTAAACTCTCACACTCTCTGGCTTCTGAACCCTAAACCAGTGTCAccttttttcttaaaaaaaaaaaattaatttcttctaACTTTTCCTAACTAACAAGGTAtttcctaaaaaaaaaaaaatcaaaattcatcTTGTCATTAGCGAGAATTTTTTAATAACACATCTCGCTATATTCAAGgtatataaattttgatattttttaaaaatcttctTGCTAATGGCGAAAAGGCTGAAATCACCGTATCAAAATACATCAACCTGCAACTCTATCTCTAAGCGTAACTCCAAAAATTAATCCATATCAAAATTTTTCGGCTTCTACACTGTTCTCATTTTTTCTCTGTCCTTACAAAGGTGGTGTAAATCGAAACttcactaaaaaaatttaaataagtaaAAGATAAAATGATAACAagatttaaattataaaattatcgAACTTAGTTCTATAAAATTGATCGACTAATTTAAaatcataatataaaaaaaatttaagaattaacttaaataaaaattacattcTGGCTCTTATAATCCTTCCCTTCGCAAACACTGCCACTACATtccaaataatatatatagggCAATTcacttaaataaattatttggagaaaaaatttaatcaattaCAAATTTATAAATACCAACACgcaaatataatttttcatattACTATAAAAATCGCTACTGGCAGTAGTGGTTTAGGAGAGCACGTAATCGCTACTGGCAGCCGCGATTTACATGAATTGGGATTTTGAACAGAAATCGCTATAGGTAGCAGCAATTTCTGTGGAATCTAGGCATGTGCATAAACCGCTACAGACAGTAACGATTTATGTGTTGGGAAGCTTGAACATAAATTGCTGGAGGCAGTAGTGGCTTACGTTGAGTGTGTGTATAAAAACCGTGGAAAGCAGCCGCAGATTATTCCTCATTTGGTGTGGATTTTGAATTTGGCTAGAGAGAaaaaattctagagagagggaGGAGCACTCTGAGAGCGGATTCGAGATTTCTCAGCGTTGACCTTCAGTTAGACATCATGGCAGATGAACAGAGCTTGTATCGACTGAACATTGTTACCCATATTGCCGATGCCATTGTCGATGAGGTTagctttgttttatttttctgaGTATTAGCATTTGTTAAATAGAATATAGTATGTAGGGTATATGAGctagaatttataatttaaccTTTATAGTTGAGTATTAGACTTTGCTACTTAGGATGAAGAATGTAGTAGGGGTGTACATACAAAAACCAAAATATCGATAATCGGTTAAAAAATCATAACCACATTTTGGTTAACTAACTCAACTAAACAAATTTAAAACCATATccatgtttttcaaaattagttaagaaaaatcaaattggtttGAAAATCGGTTTTTGTGCGGTTAAACAAAACTAgaaccaaattttaaaaacttttattttaaaattctaacTTTAATTATTcgatttttaaaaaagttttttttaagaAACCGGTTTTTTGGTCCAGAAATTGTTTTTTGTCGAAAACGTGTGTATTTTTTAGGTTTAATTTCTCtattggtccctatagttttgtaaaattttcaattaggtccttatactttttttctttttaattgggtccctgcactaattttttttcaattaagtcccttttagtagtaattggcttaattttatatggacccaactaaaaaaaaaagaattggtatagggacctaaataaaaggaaaaaaagtgtagggacccaattaaaaaaaaattggcgcaagaactcaattaaaaggaaaaaaaagtatagggacctaattgaaaatttcgcaAAATTATAGGGAcaaacagagtaattaaacctattttTTATAATCAGTTAGAAATCggctttttaattttataaccggttttttaattatttaataaattaaagattTAACAATTTCATTTgttaattgaataataatttaattgtttaattgttttgttttttagTTATGATGTGGAAAGGCACTCTGCTTCGTATTGTTTCTCCCACATTTTTCTCTGGTTGCAAGGTGGAAAGGCACACTCCTTCGATGTGGAAAGACACTCTCCTTCGTATATCCTCCAGGAGAAGGTGGAAAGGCACACTCCTTCGATGTGGAAAGGCACTCTTCTTCGTTTATTATCCTCCTGGAGATGCGCAACCTAGAGACCAATGTCTGGGTTAGCTACCAGATGTGTCGTGTTCTGGCAAAataaccgacacatgagctcacgGCCAGTAGGATAGACATTCATGATATGCGTATGTGTGCTTTGTTTGCTATGCCTTAATTGGGAATGCCTAATTGATATATATCACCTGCTACTTGTATATTTTCTACTTGTATTATCTATTCATTACTTGTGCTTGAACTTGTTTGGTTGTTTGTTCCTGTTTTGCCAACGCGAACAGGAGAGATCTTCAACACAGTAATTGTCCCGGGCATCGTCAAGTGCACCCCTAGCATCCAACGTGGCAACTCGGCATAAGACTCTTCCCAGTCTCCATATATTTGTGCAACTGCCTTCTATTTTGCCATCCAAACCTTCCGGTAACTGGGCTTGAACCCGTAATCAGCTTCAGTTGCTTGTTGCAACACCTTTATCGGTACTGCAGCATCCGCACTAACCAATGGAAAAATCTTCGCACAGATAACGTGGTAATCAAGCTGACGGTGATCACTGGAAATAGAGGTGGCCAAGCAAGTGTGGAGACCATTGTACCTCCTAACCTCCCAAGTGCTCTTTCGTGCATGGAGCGATATTCGAATCAACCAACTACAACCCTTGCCAAACTCCTTGCATTTTCCATGATACTTCAGATGGTCCGATTCCAACACTCGGTACTCAACACCTCGACGGATGCTATAGTCCTTCACACTCAGAACAGCTTCATCTTTATTCTGGAACGATTGCCCAATCTAAAATTCTGTTGATGAACCCCCAACTGTAGTACCTCCGTCCGCCTGTTGACCTAGAGCCTCCAAGTTTAGAGTGGAGAAGTGTGGAGGGTACTGCTGTATGCCAGAACTTGAAGACCCTTGTTGTGCATGTGAATTAGCACCTGTGTCATCATCGCTGTCCCCAAAGATATCTATAGGCTCCTGGTCAGAGTCATCGTCCCGCATTGCATTCTCTACTCGATCAGGTTCCCCGAAGCCTTGAACTTCATGAACTATGGCATGACCTGTATCCCCCTCAAATGCCTGCTGTCGGACCCCAGGATTATGCAAAGGTACAAAACCAACTACCTCCGTTCGTTCTAAATCAGTCGCGAAGGAAGGGGATGCGACCTGCGGAACAGATGGCCGGGCCGCAGGCATCGAACAAGACACACCGCCTGCGGCAGTCGAGCTATGAACTGGAGCCGATGCCCCAGAACTATCGACGGCAACCTCCAACTTCGCATACAGCTCGTGTATTCTGACCTCCGGAAAACTCCTAACGCAATGAAACAGAACCCTAATATCTTCATCAGCCGCTAACACGAACGCATCATACTGAACACCGCTCGAGACTACTGCGATgggaatcttgtagaatatcttCTTCACCAACTTGCTCCCAAATACCCCAAATTTCTGCAAGATGCTGTTCTTGACATCCGACAAAGTACTTGATGAACTAATGAATACACTCAATGGTTCTCTGTTAGTGAACTTCACaccatatttttttcttcttttgattttcccAGAGCAATGCACTAAGACAAGAACACTCTCTTCCTCACTTGACATTGTGATAATGATCTCTTCACTAGCTTGAATCTCACTCACGTATATATAGAATTTCTCTCCTCATAAACCGTGCTAGCTTACAAGGGTTTATGCACATTGGAGATCCTTCATAAACCATTGCTGCCAGCCATATTTTATGCACATTTgtcttcataaaccgtggctgcTTCCAGCGGTTTTCATCTTTTATTCAGCAAGGGTAAACCGTGGCTACCTACTACGGTTTACGTTAAGCTTCTCTTCCAAGTAAACCCCTGCTGCCAGTCACGGTTTATGTGTAACTAGGAACCGTGGTTGGCTCCCACGATTTATATAGATAGTGAAACAAGACATGCACGTATCAATTTTCTCATTGTTGTAATCTGGTAACGCTTCTcttgtttattttatataagTCATTTGTCCAAAAAATATGGAGttggtgtgttttttttttttttttggtatggATGGTCATAAATCCGAGAGACAGTTGtgtagattttaattttttttatgctaCACAAATCTAAGGGTTagatttgagttttttttttttaatatacaaatCTGACCCTCAAATTTATAGTACTATGAAATCTGTCCTTcaaatttctatatttttttaaatttgaagatctaatttattacttaaaatttaaaaaaattaatttatataaaaaaatataccaaTTATCTATAATGATAAATTACACGCAATCTTTttccatataaaaaaaattagccgttTTTGGATAACAGTGAAtgttaaaaaaagtaaaaacatggatgtcttttattttagttgtcttatataatgttattattatattgcatattaattgcatggtgTCTTATTAGAATAGGGTTCTTTTCTTTTAGTAATGTGTGTTGTTTCTAATGGTCTTACAGTATTGTACTATTGTttgtcttctttctttcttacttgGTCACTAGTCCTGTACACGAGTTCAATCAGAACAAAGGAGACAAATAATatcaaaaagtaaaaataaatgAGACAATTTTAGTTGTCTTAACATATAATTTGTGTGACAGGTTTATAAGatcttgacaaaaaaaatagttaactaAAAGTAGTTGACAAAAGAATTACCATGTAATATTTTGAACGATAAACTGGATAACCCCTtttccaaaattatttttaagatGTTGAACTTTATATTTTGTGCCTTGTAATATCTTGAAGCTTAGTAAGTaaagatttaatttcaattaaccATAAGTGTGAAGATTTTTACACATGAATTTAGTTatgtaattatatttattttttacaactattatataaataatgatTTAAAATAATGTAACTggataaattattattttgatatcTAAAATATTCAgcttttgataaaataattttttaaaaaatattttgatctTCAAATGATTCAATATTTAATAAACTACGATTTTTTTTCATTAAGTAACGAAACttatttcatttatttaatttttcgcaaaatatatttaaataattatgtaGAATATGTATAAAAATGAGTTAAAATTTGGTTTTCAAATCTATTTtcattttatgtaaaaaaattatttttgtaaaaaagaaaagaaaaagattcatCTTAGTAAAAAATACTTAATGAGAAAAAGATTCATcttagttaaaaaatatattttattttctaaataaaattataaataatgcattaaaactaaatttatacaatttttaacatgaatttaactattttgtattttaaaaatatattttaatataatcataaaaatttaaaatttttaatatatttaatgcatttcgataattaaaaaaaaattataatactTTCGAAATATATCCTTAAAATACACATTAGCAACACCCTTTTCAGATATGTTATATgtcttttataatatattttgtgGGATGAAAATCATCTTTAAAAATTGAACCTTTTACGAAGTTAACACTTAAAACGTAGTTTACTTAAGCTTTCTATTTAAACCAAAAGTCAACTTTTAATCGCGTTTGGGACCCACTCCCAAAAAATCGACCGTTGCAGTTCCCAAGCTCCACCCTCGTACTCCTCGCTAAGCTTCACCATTAGTACCAttctcattctctctctctctctctctcaacattttcaaaattcaaactttcAAAAGCTCTGAAGCTAACTCCAAACAAAAGCTCCCATTTTTACCCCATtcgtcatcatcatcaccacTCCAACCCTCCAAAGTTCCCTTTAATGGCAGCTAAGCTAAGCTTTCCTCACACCTTTATATATCAGAGATTAAAAAACACCCATCAATGTTGAGCTGCCCAATATTCCATTGTCTTCAATGCAAAACTAAATTGGTGATCCTCTTCGTAAACTAAAGAGAGTGCTGTTATTAGTATTACTCTCTATCTGTCACATTTCAAAAGTTCtctccttttctttcctttgGTTTTGATCAGCATCAGGATGAGGGAAGAAAGCAACCATCCATCAGAGAACAGGTCCAAAGTTTCAAAATTTGCAGACCAAAACCAACCCCCAAAGCCTCAAAACCCCAAAGGAACAACCAACAATCCAATCATCTCAAGGCCAAGGTTGTCTTCTTCATGGGGTGCCCATATTGTAAAAGGCTTCGCTGCAGATAAAAAATCCAAacttcaatcaacaatccccaCCAAAAAACAACAGCAGCAGAATCTGACAACAATCTCTGATGCTGTTCAAAACCAGAAGAATCAGCCACCACAATCTAGGGTCAAGAGGTCCCTCATTGGTGACTTGGCATGCTCTATTAATGGTGGAGCTCAGGTTCATCCACATGGATACCCTTCACATAGGAGACAATCTTCCACTGATTTATTCACTGAGCTTGACCACATGAGGGGGCTATtgcaagaatcaaaggagagaGAGTCCAAGCTTCATGCAGAGCTTGCTGAGTGTAAGAAGCACAATGGTGAGGTTGATGAGCTTGTGAAGAAGGTAGCATTATTGGAACAAGAGAAACATGGCCTCTCTGAGCAACTTGCTGCATTGACCCGTGTCTCTTCTGAGAGTGGTGAAGTGGTGGTTAAAGGGGAAAAGGATAGTTCAGTGCAGGATCTTGAGCTTGAGGTTGTTGAGTTGAGGAGGGTCAATAAGGAGCTGCAGATGCAGAAGAGAAGTCTCACTTGCAGGCTCTCTTCTCTTGAATCTCAGTTGTCTTGTCTTGCCAAATCTTCAGAGGTAAACTCTCGTCAATTTTGGATGATTTATGTTGCACAAATATGATGCATACATGGAGACAA
This window contains:
- the LOC130974625 gene encoding uncharacterized protein LOC130974625 produces the protein MSSEEESVLVLVHCSGKIKRRKKYGVKFTNREPLSVFISSSSTLSDVKNSILQKFGVFGSKLVKKIFYKIPIAVVSSGVQYDAFVLAADEDIRVLFHCVRSFPEVRIHELYAKLEVAVDSSGASAPVHSSTAAGGVSCSMPAARPSVPQVASPSFATDLERTEVVGFVPLHNPGVRQQAFEGDTGHAIVHEVQGFGEPDRVENAMRDDDSDQEPIDIFGDSDDDTGANSHAQQGSSSSGIQQYPPHFSTLNLEALGQQADGGTTNKDEAVLSVKDYSIRRGVEYRVLESDHLKYHGKCKEFGKGCSWLIRISLHARKSTWEVRRYNGLHTCLATSISSDHRQLDYHVICAKIFPLVSADAAVPIKVLQQATEADYGFKPSYRKVWMAK